In the genome of Corticium candelabrum chromosome 18, ooCorCand1.1, whole genome shotgun sequence, the window TGAAGGTGCGTTTGAGGTGCTTACAACACACCTCTATTTCACAGCTGAGTCAATAACACCAACACCTTACGGTTAACAAAGCCGTCATTATGTGTGATTTCAGGCACGGGTATAATACAGAGAGCCTCTGATGCTGATGTCTGAACAGATACTTTACGAAGTCTCCATTACACGAAATTATTGTATAAACGGAGAGTTAGGTCTGAGAGAGGCGATCAGATTCACTTATCTCATCACCAAACACGTCTAGATTGCCACGTATCAAACGCACCTACTGCCTCTCGTAATCGCCATTTAAATAAATATGGTATGCAGATGATTTACCTTTCAAGAACAAGTTTGTAACCGTAAAATGTATGTTGCAGTATGCGTTTTACATTCTCAGGTCCTTTCTACGCGTAACACTATAAATACAAACGCCAACAAACCCCTCAATGGGTGGAGTCTGCACACAAACGCATCCACGGTCAAATGAATTGCAGACGACTTAGCCTCATCTAATCATCTTGTTGAACTGTTGACCATGCCTTCTACGCTTTACCGACAAGTTATGCTTTAGCGTAAATGAAGTGTCTAACTCTGTCGCACCATAACACTGTTGCTGGAGAAGCACCCATAGTCAATTGTTGGACATAGTTCTTGCTGAGACCCACGCTAGTTCTGAACAAAACAACTGCTTATTCGTCTGTTCACAGGTCTGCGAGTCTTTATGTAAGCTGACAGTATATTCAGGCAAACTTACGATTGAATTTGTGATTAGCGAACAGAATGCAAGAAGATTCAGCAAAAACAGGGTATGTCAATATGAAATTCAATAAAGCTATTTTGCTGTGGGCACTGCTCGTATTTACCGGAGTTTTCCAATGCGCATCAGGTGGGTAAACTTAGAAAATATATTGCAGTACATATATCAGTGGGCTGATTGTGCAAAATAGCATCACTAATGTACCAATTTCTGTAGTATTATTTATAGCTAAATATTTAAGGTATATTGCTATACGTGTACATGTAAAGCAACTGTCAATAAAACTAGTGCACATATAGTAGGTATAATATAagaaatttattattttgatGTGACAAAGTTGTTAATTATCGTTTTCTATTCGTTACTAGGTATGAGCATTTACTTAAACttaagacacacaaacacacacacacacacacacacacacacacacgcacacacacacacacacacacacacacacacacacacacacacacacacaagcacgcactctccctccctccctccctctccccctccctccctccctctccccctccctccctctccccctccctccctctccccctccctccctccctctccccctccctccctccctccttctCTCCATCCCTCCCACCCTTCCAAACTATACTACATAGCACATTATACTGTAGCGCACTTTCTGTCTAGCATCATGCTCGGGTTCGACCACATATCTATATTACATCGGGGCAGTCGACGTATCTCaatacagcaacaacatgacCTGCAACTGGATTTTCCATGCTCGTCAAAGCGAGAAGATTTTTATTACATTCAACAAATTTTCCATAGAACGTGGTTGGGATTTTGTGACTATTAGAGACACCTCTAACAAATCTCACGTCATTGGACGCTTTAGTGGCTACAATCTTCCACCAGTTGTCGTCTCCTGCGGTACATCTGTATCTATTACTTTTACTTCTGACATGTATGTCACAAGCACAGGTTTCTCAGCTACGTTTCAATCAAAAAGTAGGACCATATATACAACAACCCAAGCCGTCTATTTTTCTATTGCAATTTATGACAATATGCAAATACTATAATACATTATActgttgtctgtatttgtAGGCAGTTTTGCTTCCAATGGATATCCATTATCATATTCCAGTGACAAGCTAGAGCGCTGGTTAATGTGTGGCACTTCCAGTCAACTACTTTGCGTACACTTTAACGAATTTATATCTGAGAACAGAAGTGACATATTGACCGTTGCAAATCAAAGCGGAATAATTATTCAATCACACAGTGGGGCTCAAATTCCACCTGACATTGAGGCAAcgtcaaacgtttacatcaatTTTGCAATTGACAATTCCACAACACGTAATATGGGATTCAAGGCAACATTTTGTAATTCAGATTATGTTACTAATGTTTGCTTTATTTAACTTATTtgtgtaaatttttaggtggATTTTGTCATCCGCACACCGTTCCTAGTAACGGACATTTGAACACCTCTGATACCAAAGTAGGTGTTCATGTCAAACTAACTTGTAATGCTACCCACATGGTAGTAGGACCATCAGTTGTATCATGTCAAGGACTAGGGGTTTGGTCACGTTCAATTGGTCGCTGCAAAGGTAAGCATGCAGTTGCTATGAATGAACATAGTTTGCAATAGAGAGACCATTGTATTGTAGAGATATTTTGTCCTACTCCTACTGTGCTCCATGGTCATTTCATCGGCAGCAACATCTCCTACCCAGGAGATGAAACCAGGCTCGTTTGTGCCACAGGTTACTACGTTCCCGGAGAAACAAACAggttcagttgctcttctgaTGGTATTTGGGGTGGACAAAACAGAATGACCTGTTTGGGTGAGCTCATAACATTGTTAGCTGCAACTTGGGCTGATTagatatgttaattaactatgacTTCTAAAAACATATTACATGTACCGAAGTCTTCATTTTACCAGAACGTTCTGACGACTAGATgcaataaataacaaaatttgttgttttgcatTTCTAAGATAGCTTTTTTCAAACCTGAGTACGACATACAAGAATCCGATTTTCAACGGCTTGGGTCAATAGAGTGGTACTGTAAcgcaaagacaaacaaaccgacaaaaacagacagaaaaacaagcagGTAGAGAGGCAAAAACTATATAGACGGACAAActaaaacacagacagaaaaacagagagacaggcagacagacagacagacggacagacagacagacggacagagatacagacaaacagacagacagagatatatacagacagacagacagggatacagacagacagaaagacaaacagacagacagacagacagacagacagacagacagacagacggacagacagacggacagacagatggacagacaggcggacagacagagggacagacagacagacagacagacaaacagacagacagacagacagacagacagacagacagacggacggacggacggacggacggacggacggacggccTAGCATCTACTGCATGGCACGTTATATAAACACTAAAGCAACTTTTCTGTTTTAGAGTCCTGCTCTGGCAAAAACACAGTTCTTTACTATACTGGCGTATTCAGTGTATCTAATTACACAAATGGTATGCACTGCAACTGGAAACTTAAGGCTCGTGAACGAGAAAAAATTTTCATTACATTCACAGCCTTTTCAACAGAACGTGGCTATGATTTTGTGACTATTAATGATACTACTAATGCAGGACACATTATTGGCCGCTTTAGTGGTTCcaacattccaccagtcgTAGTTTCCTGTGGCAGGTCTGTATCTATTAACTTCATTTCTGACGGAATTATTACAAAGCAAGGATTCTCGGCAACATTTCAATCAAAAAGTAAGCACTTTGAATAATGGTAAATAACGAACCGTATAGCGTTTGtatatgtgtgcgtgcgtgcgtgcgtgcgtgcatgtggtgtgtgtgtgtgtgtgtgtgtgtgtgtgtgtgtgtgtctgtctgtctgtctgtctgtctgtctgtctgtctgtctacatgcaaTAAAACGTATTTCAGCTACAGTGTATGCTAAATGACAAAAAAATAGCTTTGATTTGCGCCAATATCGTCAAGATTTCTAAGATAATGCATAAAAATTACAACCCAGTTGAGAATTGCTACAAACTACTTTTTTGCATTCAATATAGCTATTACATGcatattacataaaattgcTTTATTGATGGCTGGGCGTTAGAGCTTATCGAAACTCATGAGCTGGTCGCCTGTTTCTATAATTAAGTCTCTTGAGGCTTTGATGTTCGGATCAAAAACCGCCCTAAATACCAGCTAACAATCTAATAATGAATACCAATTTACTGTAATTGCGCCAAATGATATATACTAagattgtttgtatttgcagGCATCTTTACTTCTAAGGGATATGCATCTTCATACAATTCTTACGGAGAATTACAGCGCTGGTTAATGTGTGGCACTTCCAGTCAACTACTTTGCATACACTTTAACGAATTTATATCTGAGAACAGAAGTGACATATTGACCGTTGCAAATCAAAGCGGAATAATTATTCAATCACACAGTGGGGCTCAAATTCCACCTGACATTGAGGCAAcgtcaaacgtttacatcaatTTTGCAATTGACAATTCCACAACACGTAATATGGGATTCAAGGCAACATTTTGTAATTCAGATTATGTTACTAATGTTTGCTTTATTTAACTTATTtgtgtaaatttttaggtggATTTTGTCATCCGCACACCGTTCCTAGTAACGGACATTTGAACACCTCTGATACAAAAGTAGGTGTTCATGTCAAACTAACTTGTAATGCTACCCACATGGTAGTAGGACCATCAGTTGTATCATGTCAAGGACTAGGGGTTTGGTCACGTTCAATTGGTCGCTGCAAAGGTAAGCATGCAGTTGCTATGAATGAACATAGTTTGCAATAGAGAGACCATTGTATTGTAGAGATATTTTGTCCTACTCCTACTGTGCTCCATGGTCATTTCATCGGCAGCAACATCTCCTACCCAGGAGATGAAACCAGGCTCGTTTGTGCCACAGGTTACTACGTTCCCGGAGAAACAAACAggttcagttgctcttctgaTGGTGTTTGGGGTGGACAAAACAGAATGACCTGTTTGGGTGAGCTCATAACATTGTTAGCTGCAACTTGGGCTGATTagatatgttaattaactatgacTTCTAAAAACATATTACATGTACCGAAGTCTTCATTTTACCAGAACGTTCTGACGACTAGATgcaataaataacaaaatttgttgttttgcatTTCTAAGATAGCTTTTTTCAAACCTGAGTACGACATACAAGAATCCGATTTTCAACGGCTTGGGTTAATAGAGTGGTACTGTAAcgcaaagacaaacaaaccgacaaaaacagacagaaaaacaagcagGTAGAGAGGCAAAAACTATATAGACGGACAAActaaaacacagacagaaaaacagagagacaggcagacagacagacagacggacagacagacagacggacagagatacagacaaacagacagacagagatatatacagacagacagacagggatacagacagacagaaagacaaacaaacagacagacagacagacagacagacagcagacagacggacagacagacggacagacagatggacagacaggcggacagacagagggacagacagacagacagacagacaaacagacagacagacagacagacagacagacagacggacggacggacggacggacggacggacggacggccTAGCATCTACTGCATGGCACGTTATATAAACACTAAAGCAACTTTTCTGTTTTAGAGTCCTGCTCTGACAAAAACACAGTTCTTTACTATACTGGCGTATTCAGTGTATCTAATTACACAAATGGTATGCACTGCAGCTGGAAACTTAAGGCTCGTGAACGAGAAAAAATTTTCATTACATTCACAGCCTTTTCAACAGAACGTGGCTATGATTTTGTGACTATTACTGATACTACTAATGCAGGACACATTATTGGCCGCTTTAGTGGTTCcaacattccaccagtcgTAGTTTCCTGTGGCAGGTCTGTATCTATTAACTTCATTTCTGACGGAATTATTACAAAGCAAGGATTCTCGGCAACATTTCAATCAAAAAGTAAGCACTTTGAATAATGGTAAATAACGAACCGTATAGCGTTTGtatatgtgtgcgtgcgtgcgtgcgtgcgtgcgtgcgtgcgtgcgtgcgtgcgtgcatgtggtgtgtgtgtgtgtgtgtgtgtgtgtgtgtgtgtgtgtgtgtgtctgtctgtctgtctgtctgtctgtctgtctgtctgtctgtctacatgcaaTAAAACGTATTTCAGCTACAGTGTATGTTAAATGACAAAAATAGCTTTGATTTGCGCCAATATCGTCAAGATTTCTAAGATAATGCATAAAAATTACAACCCAGTTGAGAATTGCTACAAACTACTTTTTTTGCATTCAATATAGCTATTACAAGcatattacataaaattgcTTTATTGATGGCTGGGCGTTAGAGCTTATCGAAACTCATGAGCTGGTCGCCTGTTTCTATAATTAAGTCTCTTGAGGCTTTGATGTTCGGATCAAAAACCGCCCTAAATACCAGCTAACAATCTAATAATGAATACCAATTTACTGTAATTGCGCCAAATGATATATACTAagattgtttgtatttgcagGCACCTTTACTTCTAAGGGATATGCATCTTCATACAATTCTTACAGAGAATTACAGCGCTGGTTAATGTGTGGCACTTCCAGTCAACTACTTTGCATACACTTTAACGAATTTATATCTGAGAACAGAAGTGACATATTGACCGTTGCAAATCAAAGCGGAATAATTATTCAATCACACAGTGGGGCTCAAATTCCACCTGACATTGAGGCAAcgtcaaacgtttacatcaatTTTGCAATTGACAATTCCACAACACGTAATATGGGATTCAAGGCAACATTTTGTAATTCAGATTATGTTACTAATGTTTGCTTTATTTAACTTATTtgtgtaaatttttaggtggATTTTGTCATCCGCACACCGTTGCTAGTAACGGACATTTGAACACCTCTGATACCAAAGTAGGTGTTCATGTCAAACTAACTTGTAATGCTACCCATATGGTAGTAGGACCATCAGTTGTATCATGTCAAGGACTAGGGGTTTGGTCACGTTCAATTGGTCGCTGCAAAGGTAAGCATGCAGTTGCTATGAATGAACATAGTTTGCAATAGAGAGACCATTGTATTGTAGAGATATTTTGTCCTACTCCTACTGTGCTCCATGGTCATTTCATCGGCAGCAACATCTCCTACCCAGGAGATGAAACCAGGCTCGTTTGTGCCACAGGTTACTACGTTCCCGGAGAAACAAACAGGTTCAATTGCTCTTCTGATGGTGTTTGGGGTGGACAAAACAGAATGACCTGTTTGGGTGAGCTCATAACATTGTTAGCTGCAACTTGGGCTGATTagatatgttaattaactatgacTTCTAAAAACATATTACATGTACTGAAGTCTTCATTTTACCAGAACGTTCTGACGACTAGATgcaataaataacaaaatttgttgttttgcatTTCTAAGATAGCTTTTTTCAAACCTGAGTACGACATACAAGAATCCGATTTTCAACGGCTTGGGTCAATAGAGTGGTACTGTAAcgcaaagacaaacaaatcgacaaacagacagaaaaacaagcagGTAGAGAGGCAAAAACTATATAGACGGACAAActaaaacacagacagaaaaacagagagacaggcagacagacagacagacggacagacagacagacggacagagatacagacaaacagacagacagagatatatacagacagacagacagggatacagacagacagaaagacaaacaaacagacagacagacagacagacggacagacagacagacagacggacagacagacggacagacagatggacagacaggcggacagacagagggacagacagacagacagacagacaaacagacagacagacagacagacagacagacggacggacggacggacggacggacggacggacggacggccTAGCATCTACTGCATGGCACGTTATATAAACACTAAAGCAACTTTTCTGTTTTAGAGTCCTGCTCTGGCAAAAACACAGTTCTTTACTATACTGGCGTATTCAGTGTATCTAATTACACAAATGGTATGCACTGCAACTGGAAACTTAAGGCTCGTGAACGAGAAAAAATTTTCATTACATTCACAGCCTTTTCAACAGAACGTGGCTATGATTTTGTGACTATTACTGATACTACTAATGCAGGACACATTATTGGCCGCTTTAGTGGTTCcaacattccaccagtcgTAGTTTCCTGTGGCAGGTCTGTATCTATTAACTTCATTTCTGACGGAATTATTACAAAGCAAGGATTCTCGGCAACATTTCAATCAAAAAGTAAGCACTTTGAATAATGGTAAATAACGAACCGTATAGCGTTTGtatatgtgtgcgtgcgtgcgtgcgtgcatgtggtgtgtgtgtgtgtgtgtgtgtgtgtgtgtgtgtgtgtgtctgtctgtctgtctgtctgtctgtctgtctgtctacatgcaaTAAAACGTATTTCAGCTACAGTGTATGTTAAATGACAAAAAATAGCTTTGATTTGCGCCAATATCGTCAAGATTTCTAAGATAATGCATAAAAATTACAACCCAGTTGAGAATTGCTACAAACTACTTTTTTTGCATTCAATATAGCTATTACATGcatattacataaaattgcTTTATTGATGGCTGGGCGTTAGAGCTTATCGAAACTCATGAGCTGGTCGCCTGTTTCTATAATTAAGTCTCTTGAGGCTTTGATGTTCGGATCAAAAACCGCCCTAAATACCAGCTAAGAATCTAATAATGAATACCAATTTACTGTAATTGCGCCAAATGATATATACTAagattgtttgtatttgcagGCACCTTTACTTCTAAGGGATATGCATCCTCATATAATTCTTACGGAGAATTACAGCGATGGTTACTGTGTGGCTCTTCCAAGCATCCACTTTGCTTCAGTTTCACTGACTTTAGAACTGAAAGTGAATATGGCAAATTGACAATTGCCAATCAGAGTGAAATGACGAGTCAATCATACAGCGGCGCTCTAATGCCACCCGATATTCGTGCAAATTCAAGTCTTTATATCACGTTTTCAGCAAATGGCTCTGTAAACATGCAAGAATTTAGTGCAGTCTTTTGTAATCTATTTCATTCTTCTTTTTGCACGTATATTAAATTGAAATACTTTGTTTAACATCTAGGCAACTTTTGTCATCCTTTGAATGTTCCTAGCAATGGATATTTGAATACCTCAAATACGTACGTCGGAGTTTATGTACAACTCTTCTGTCACCCAACTTATGTGGTAAAAGGAACATCAATTGTTTCATGTCAAGCGTCAGGAAGCTGGGCACACTCAATTGGTCAATGTCGAAGTTAGTAGATTTACTGAAAAACCTACTCTGCATTCAAGAAAATTATTTTGTGGTAGAAATATCTTGTCGTCCTCCTCCTAGCGTGTTTCATGGTTACTTTACTGGCAACAGCTACCACGCAGGAGATATGATCACCCTAAATTGCAACACGGGTTACTACATTCCTGGAGGCAGAAATATATTTCGTTGCTCAGTGGCAGGTGTTTGGAGTGAACGAACGAGAATGATTTGTTTCGGTATGTCTACATTCTAATGTAAATCTTAACTACACATATATACTAGTGTACTAagatatttattataatttgcGACAATTTAATGTTCAAACTTGCTTTGTAGCTGTAAGTTGTGGACAACCACCTGCTATACAAAATGGAAATTTTATTGGTGCAAAATTTCATTTTCAAAACCACGTCATGTATTCTTGTAACACCGGTTACAAGATACGAGGTTCCAAATCTTCCATTTGTTTAGCTAATGGAACATGGAGCGGTCAAACGCCAACTTGCACAGGTTCATTGTCTCAATGTTTGCATCTTTTGGTataccattttatattattccTAATTATCGTTAAATTTTTTCAGCGTCTGCTTCAAAGATACAGGCTTTTCACGATTCTTCAGAAGCACaaaaactagtaaatgctttCCAAAATTCATTTTATGACAAATTTGCGACGTTTACTGAAGAAGCAaggcctccaccaggatctgTTTCCAGATCAGCACGTCCCATTGACAACGTTTTAGCTTTGGACTTGATTTTTGCTTTGGATACTTCAGGAAGTGTTGGCCGAAAGAGTTTTCGTTCGGTAAAAACATTTGTAGTGAGCGTGGCAAAAGAATTTGTGATGGATCAACAGTCAACAAATATGGGAGCTCTTGCGTTTGGCAACAGCGTGTATCTTATTTCCAATTTGACGCATTCTAAAGCTAATTTCATTAAAGCAGTACATCAATTCGAATTCAAGCATGGaatgacaaacacaactgAAGCTTTAGTACGCGTTAATAAAATGTTTATCGCAAGTAGTCGAGACAAAAGTAGACTAAAGCGAGTACTTATTTTGATCACTGACGGCAAATCAAATGGAAATAAACGAAGACCGGAAGAGGTGGTCCCAAGTTTGGCGAAACATTCTGTAGAAAGATTTGTATTTGGTGTGGCAGAAACTAATTTATCAGAGCTTATAGCAATTTCATCACCTCCTTCTGACACCCACGTCTTTAATGCAAAAGACTTTtctgtatttaaaaaatttgctGAAGCTATTACACCAAGTATTAATCCATTGTGACGTTATATAAGTGCTTGCGTTATAAATACCTGTGTATTTCCAGAAAAACTAGAAAATCTCTGCGGAATAGCTGGAGCACCAGGATTTCATGCACGAATAATAAACGGAGAATATTCTAATCACGGAGCTTGGCCATGGCTTGCTGCTATCTACATAAAATCACCGCTTACTCAAAATATTAAATT includes:
- the LOC134193826 gene encoding transmembrane protease serine 11A-like translates to MITLNCNTGYYIPGGRNIFRCSVAGVWSERTRMICFAVSCGQPPAIQNGNFIGAKFHFQNHVMYSCNTGYKIRGSKSSICLANGTWSGQTPTCTASASKIQAFHDSSEAQKLVNAFQNSFYDKFATFTEEARPPPGSVSRSARPIDNVLALDLIFALDTSGSVGRKSFRSVKTFVVSVAKEFVMDQQSTNMGALAFGNSVYLISNLTHSKANFIKAVHQFEFKHGMTNTTEALVRVNKMFIASSRDKSRLKRVLILITDGKSNGNKRRPEEVVPSLAKHSVERFVFGVAETNLSELIAISSPPSDTHVFNAKDFSVFKKFAEAITPKKLENLCGIAGAPGFHARIINGEYSNHGAWPWLAAIYIKSPLTQNIKLECGGTLINRRWIISAGHCLYLHKSNPSIITVKLGDFFRNEIDPYEQTFEVESMEFGGNSTQGYSYHTSDNDLVLIKLSRNVNYNKYVRPICLLEEKHRNPSLTSPGKLATIVGWGYYRESQKFPANSPMEATIHILDTSECKGQFGSTRLTSDMLCAKGNLSDACPGDSGGPMMCQSDVDNRFTLCGIISFGKLPTCQEGSYGAYTKVFSYVNAIKTKINN
- the LOC134193673 gene encoding cubilin-like gives rise to the protein MTCNWIFHARQSEKIFITFNKFSIERGWDFVTIRDTSNKSHVIGRFSGYNLPPVVVSCGTSVSITFTSDMYVTSTGFSATFQSKSSFASNGYPLSYSSDKLERWLMCGTSSQLLCVHFNEFISENRSDILTVANQSGIIIQSHSGAQIPPDIEATSNVYINFAIDNSTTRNMGFKATFCGFCHPHTVPSNGHLNTSDTKVGVHVKLTCNATHMVVGPSVVSCQGLGVWSRSIGRCKEIFCPTPTVLHGHFIGSNISYPGDETRLVCATGYYVPGETNRFSCSSDGIWGGQNRMTCLESCSGKNTVLYYTGVFSVSNYTNGMHCNWKLKAREREKIFITFTAFSTERGYDFVTINDTTNAGHIIGRFSGSNIPPVVVSCGRSVSINFISDGIITKQGFSATFQSKSIFTSKGYASSYNSYGELQRWLMCGTSSQLLCIHFNEFISENRSDILTVANQSGIIIQSHSGAQIPPDIEATSNVYINFAIDNSTTRNMGFKATFCGFCHPHTVPSNGHLNTSDTKVGVHVKLTCNATHMVVGPSVVSCQGLGVWSRSIGRCKEIFCPTPTVLHGHFIGSNISYPGDETRLVCATGYYVPGETNSWKLKAREREKIFITFTAFSTERGYDFVTITDTTNAGHIIGRFSGSNIPPVVVSCGRSVSINFISDGIITKQGFSATFQSKSTFTSKGYASSYNSYRELQRWLMCGTSSQLLCIHFNEFISENRSDILTVANQSGIIIQSHSGAQIPPDIEATSNVYINFAIDNSTTRNMGFKATFCGFCHPHTVASNGHLNTSDTKVGVHVKLTCNATHMVVGPSVVSCQGLGVWSRSIGRCKEIFCPTPTVLHGHFIGSNISYPGDETRLVCATGYYVPGETNRFNCSSDGVWGGQNRMTCLESCSGKNTVLYYTGVFSVSNYTNGMHCNWKLKAREREKIFITFTAFSTERGYDFVTITDTTNAGHIIGRFSGSNIPPVVVSCGRSVSINFISDGIITKQGFSATFQSKSTFTSKGYASSYNSYGELQRWLLCGSSKHPLCFSFTDFRTESEYGKLTIANQSEMTSQSYSGALMPPDIRANSSLYITFSANGSVNMQEFSAVFCNLFHSSFCTYIKLKYFV